The following proteins come from a genomic window of Scomber japonicus isolate fScoJap1 chromosome 4, fScoJap1.pri, whole genome shotgun sequence:
- the LOC128357712 gene encoding galactose-specific lectin nattectin-like, with the protein MLAVHARSREEESDSAGESENTTTPVSCQKVIVCQNLICGRGSAHSSPLSVQVHRHYHHHTYHHAYHHAYHHRYHHAYHHRYHHAYHNVHRLGSYHCPSGWTKYGSRCFLVRNYKRTAADAERNCVALGGNLASIHSHRENVFVRNLIYTKCRSYAHAWVGMYDAIQEGKWLWTDGSKVRFTAWSHGEPNNYRQEHCTEVNWKGTNIISLTSKAASLL; encoded by the exons ATGCTTGCAGTGCATGCGCGTTCACGCGAAGAGGAGTCAGATTCTGCGGGGGAGTCGGAAAATACCACAACACCGGTGTCGTGCCAAAAAGTGATCGTCTGCCAGAATCTGATTTGCGGCCGCGGGAGCGCGCACAGCAGCCCGTTGAGCG TGCAGGTTCATCGCCATTATCATCACCATACTTATCACCATGCTTATCACCATGCTTATCACCATCGTTATCACCATGCTTATCACCATCGTTATCACCATGCTTATCACAACGTTCATCGCTTGGGTTCATACCACTGTCCTAGTGGTTGGACTAAGTATGGCTCTCGCTGTTTCTTGGTTCGCAACTACAAACGTACCGCAGCTGACGCAGAG AGAAACTGCGTTGCTCTTGGTGGGAACTTGGCCTCAATCCACAGTCACAGAGAAAACGTGTTCGTCAGGAACCTGATTTACACAAAATGTCGCTCATATGCACATGCCTGGGTAGGGATGTATGATGCAATTCAG GAGGGGAAGTGGTTGTGGACTGATGGTTCCAAGGTTAGATTCACAGCTTGGAGCCATGGAGAGCCAAACAATTACCGCCAAGAACACTGCACAGAGGTCAACTGGAAAGGTACCAATATTATTTCTTTGACGTCAAAAGCTGCTTCTCTTTTGTAG